In one Conger conger chromosome 5, fConCon1.1, whole genome shotgun sequence genomic region, the following are encoded:
- the cenpl gene encoding centromere protein L isoform X1: MPDGNARCSNSFPVLVALFFFFSSVMETRVSLTNVTTPRNQTAPHRRNKSYGFSRRSLGVELTSNLGCTSSQFTAVRIPTNRRIPRPRNLTEQVDPEHIGLIVKKEWTLSYVTPLYQFRHTQLQSYSKQLAAFIVTEKQQGVAVEVGQELGFKVVFTAVLGLAETEDDAVTVLIQIQSKPAFAAQGEAAKVVWSGWLSCVSGDVEYLRSLPPDFTCLPLFGASGAESLTALVKSWFERTFDCYFGPLGINSTNLEWLAALWIGCHPDINIRYLKLAWRVPAQPPLDVSYTVHPQDTWELWNSIRQESNLRDTVDIEEVSRFFRGLESHFFRHFRIYLSAGTLTEVSTSLGSAHLDGKIKITSSDMMTSVLALLTECALLRMPI; this comes from the exons ATGCCTGATGGGAACGCGCGTTGTTCAAATTCGTTTCCGGTTTTAGTtgcgctgttttttttcttttcgtcAGTCATGGAGACGCGAGTCAG cctgACTAACGTTACGACGCCCAGAAATCAGACTGCGCCGCACAGAAGAAACAAGAGTTATGGATTTTCACGCCGAAGTCTTGGCGTTGAATTAACATCTAATTTAGGGTGCACATCGAGTCAGTTTACTGCTGTACGAATACCGACCAACCGAAGGATCCCCAGACCGCGCAACCTTACA GAACAAGTTGACCCTGAACACATCGGTCTCATTGTGAAAAAAGAATGGACGCTTTCCTACGTTACACCCTTATATCAGTTCAGACATACTCAGCTTCAGTCTTACTCAAAACAATTAGCGGCGTTCATAGTGACTGAAAAACAACAGGGCGTTGCTGTGGAAGTTGGTCAAGAACTTGGTTTCAAAGTAGTTTTTACCGCGGTCCTTGGACTGGCAGAAACTGAAGATGATGCCGTGACCGTTTTAATACAG ATCCAGTCAAAGCCTGCTTTTGCTGCACAAGGGGAAGCCGCCAAGGTGGTGTGGAGTGGGTGGCTGAGCTGTGTCAGTGGTGATGTGGAGTACTTAAGGTCCCTGCCCCCTGACTTCACCTGCCTGCCTCTGTTTGGTGCCAGTGGGGCCGAGTCTCTCACTGCCTTGGTCAAGTCCTGGTTTGAGAGGACATTTGACTGCTACTTTGGCCCTTTGGGCATCAACTCCACTAACCTTGAGTGGTTAGCTGCCCTATGGATTGGGTGCCACCCTGACATTAACATCCGCTACCTGAAGTTAGCATGGAGAGTCCCTGCTCAACCACCTCTGGATGTCTCTTACACCGTCCACCCACAGGACACCTGGGAACTGTGGAACAGCATTCGGCAAGAGAGCAACCTGAGGGACACAGTGGACATTGAGGAGGTCAGCCGTTTCTTCAGAGGGCTGGAATCCCATTTTTTCCGCCATTTCAGGATCTACCTGTCAGCTGGGACCTTAACTGAGGTGTCTACCTCTCTAGGGTCTGCTCATCTGGATGGAAAGATCAAG ATTACAAGCAGTGACATGATGACCTCTGTCCTCGCCCTGCTGACTGAATGTGCGCTCCTCAGAATGCCCATCTGA
- the cenpl gene encoding centromere protein L isoform X2 — protein sequence MPDGNARCSNSFPVLVALFFFFSSVMETRVSLTNVTTPRNQTAPHRRNKSYGFSRRSLGVELTSNLGCTSSQFTAVRIPTNRRIPRPRNLTEQVDPEHIGLIVKKEWTLSYVTPLYQFRHTQLQSYSKQLAAFIVTEKQQGVAVEVGQELGFKVVFTAVLGLAETEDDAVTVLIQIQSKPAFAAQGEAAKVVWSGWLSCVSGDVEYLRSLPPDFTCLPLFGASGAESLTALVKSWFERTFDCYFGPLGINSTNLEWLAALWIGCHPDINIRYLKLAWRVPAQPPLDVSYTVHPQDTWELWNSIRQESNLRDTVDIEEGLLIWMERSRLQAVT from the exons ATGCCTGATGGGAACGCGCGTTGTTCAAATTCGTTTCCGGTTTTAGTtgcgctgttttttttcttttcgtcAGTCATGGAGACGCGAGTCAG cctgACTAACGTTACGACGCCCAGAAATCAGACTGCGCCGCACAGAAGAAACAAGAGTTATGGATTTTCACGCCGAAGTCTTGGCGTTGAATTAACATCTAATTTAGGGTGCACATCGAGTCAGTTTACTGCTGTACGAATACCGACCAACCGAAGGATCCCCAGACCGCGCAACCTTACA GAACAAGTTGACCCTGAACACATCGGTCTCATTGTGAAAAAAGAATGGACGCTTTCCTACGTTACACCCTTATATCAGTTCAGACATACTCAGCTTCAGTCTTACTCAAAACAATTAGCGGCGTTCATAGTGACTGAAAAACAACAGGGCGTTGCTGTGGAAGTTGGTCAAGAACTTGGTTTCAAAGTAGTTTTTACCGCGGTCCTTGGACTGGCAGAAACTGAAGATGATGCCGTGACCGTTTTAATACAG ATCCAGTCAAAGCCTGCTTTTGCTGCACAAGGGGAAGCCGCCAAGGTGGTGTGGAGTGGGTGGCTGAGCTGTGTCAGTGGTGATGTGGAGTACTTAAGGTCCCTGCCCCCTGACTTCACCTGCCTGCCTCTGTTTGGTGCCAGTGGGGCCGAGTCTCTCACTGCCTTGGTCAAGTCCTGGTTTGAGAGGACATTTGACTGCTACTTTGGCCCTTTGGGCATCAACTCCACTAACCTTGAGTGGTTAGCTGCCCTATGGATTGGGTGCCACCCTGACATTAACATCCGCTACCTGAAGTTAGCATGGAGAGTCCCTGCTCAACCACCTCTGGATGTCTCTTACACCGTCCACCCACAGGACACCTGGGAACTGTGGAACAGCATTCGGCAAGAGAGCAACCTGAGGGACACAGTGGACATTGAGGAG GGTCTGCTCATCTGGATGGAAAGATCAAG ATTACAAGCAGTGACATGA